From Brevibacterium ihuae, the proteins below share one genomic window:
- a CDS encoding fatty acyl-CoA synthetase, whose product MNSIPALRSSTIADVLRRTARRTPDRTAIVFGDRTWTYAELDAGVTALARHLVAQGLDHGDRVAAYGKNSDLYALVFLATVRAGLIHVPVNYQLKNDELEYILDDSGARLVIADADMAGDIDATETGRGAQRATFEDLLDVARAADIPPAEMGEFDVTDTDVAQLLYTSGTTSLPKGAVMTHRALLHHYLSCLDVLDFDEGDRQVHALPLYHSAQMHVFLIPALIKGAYNIIVPVPVPGDLLALIESEGINTFFAAPTVWVALVNHPDFATRDLTSLRKAYYGASIMPGPVLHKLVAHLPELGFYNCFGQSEMGPLCTVLRPEEHKDRLGSAGRACLFVETRVVDPSGVDVEPGTQGEILYRSPQLCEGYWNKPEATEEAFRDGWFHSGDLVIQDAEGYVEVIDRVKDVINTGGVLVASRQVEDAIFELDSVAEVAVIGMPDEKWIEAITAYVVRKDESLTAEQVIEHVKGRLAGFKVPKAIHFVDELPKNSSGKILKRTLRSR is encoded by the coding sequence ATGAACTCGATCCCAGCGCTGCGATCCAGCACCATCGCCGACGTCCTCCGCCGCACCGCACGGCGCACCCCCGACCGGACCGCCATCGTCTTCGGCGACCGGACGTGGACCTACGCCGAGCTCGACGCCGGGGTCACCGCGCTCGCCCGGCACCTCGTGGCCCAGGGGCTCGACCACGGCGACCGGGTGGCCGCCTACGGGAAGAACTCCGACCTCTACGCCCTCGTGTTCCTCGCCACGGTGCGCGCGGGCCTCATCCACGTGCCGGTGAACTACCAGCTCAAGAACGACGAGCTCGAGTACATCCTCGACGACTCCGGCGCCCGCCTCGTCATCGCCGATGCGGACATGGCCGGCGACATCGACGCGACGGAGACCGGCCGCGGCGCACAGCGCGCGACCTTCGAGGATCTCCTCGACGTCGCCCGCGCAGCCGACATCCCGCCGGCGGAGATGGGCGAGTTCGACGTCACCGACACCGACGTCGCCCAGCTGCTCTACACCTCGGGCACGACCTCGCTGCCCAAGGGTGCGGTGATGACGCACCGCGCGCTCCTCCACCACTACCTCAGCTGCCTCGACGTGCTCGACTTCGACGAGGGCGATCGACAGGTCCACGCGCTCCCGCTCTACCACTCCGCGCAGATGCACGTGTTCCTCATCCCGGCGCTCATCAAGGGCGCGTACAACATCATCGTCCCCGTCCCGGTGCCCGGCGACCTCCTCGCCCTCATCGAGTCCGAGGGGATCAACACCTTCTTCGCCGCGCCCACCGTGTGGGTCGCGCTCGTCAACCACCCGGACTTCGCCACCCGGGACCTCACGAGCCTGCGCAAGGCGTACTACGGCGCCTCGATCATGCCCGGTCCGGTGCTCCACAAGCTCGTCGCGCACCTCCCCGAGCTCGGGTTCTACAACTGCTTCGGGCAGTCGGAGATGGGCCCCCTGTGCACCGTGCTCCGACCCGAGGAGCACAAGGACCGGCTCGGCTCGGCCGGCCGCGCGTGCCTGTTCGTCGAGACCCGGGTCGTCGACCCCTCGGGCGTCGACGTCGAGCCCGGCACCCAGGGCGAGATCCTCTACCGCTCCCCGCAGCTGTGCGAGGGCTACTGGAACAAGCCCGAGGCGACCGAGGAGGCGTTCCGCGACGGCTGGTTCCACTCCGGCGATCTCGTCATCCAGGACGCCGAGGGCTATGTCGAGGTCATCGACCGGGTCAAGGACGTCATCAACACCGGCGGCGTGCTCGTCGCAAGCCGCCAGGTCGAGGACGCGATCTTCGAGCTCGACTCCGTCGCCGAGGTCGCGGTCATCGGCATGCCGGACGAGAAGTGGATCGAGGCGATCACCGCCTATGTCGTCCGCAAGGACGAGAGCCTCACCGCGGAGCAGGTCATCGAGCACGTCAAGGGTCGGCTCGCCGGCTTCAAGGTGCCCAAGGCGATCCACTTCGTCGACGAGCTGCCGAAGAACTCCTCGGGGAAGATCCTCAAGCGCACGCTTCGCTCGCGCTGA
- a CDS encoding ATP-binding cassette domain-containing protein: MNTLAEDTDIDAPAVAVRGWSLSGKRGDVFTDIDLEVPTGAIAVVRGPAGSGKTSLLLSLAGRMRVSEGEGRLGDIDIRKQARTVRGQVAVGHIGGLTDLEDDFTVAQHVAERQIMLQPWYKPWASKSTLREVIGLIRDTFTTAKEIIDELPPGTFSKQDAQRADFLIDDDGEVFVSELSELQKFFLELGLASLSRPPVVVIDNIDYLRESADRARAWAGILIYQQLRRSRDPEDLLTVIVSCEDSSELDIATRSLGSRAEPSIVELELPPHPPAHRGSKH, from the coding sequence ATGAACACTCTCGCCGAGGACACCGACATCGACGCGCCAGCGGTCGCGGTGCGCGGTTGGTCGCTGTCCGGCAAACGGGGCGATGTGTTCACCGATATCGACCTCGAGGTGCCGACCGGTGCCATCGCTGTCGTCCGTGGTCCCGCTGGCAGCGGGAAGACCTCTCTCCTCCTGTCCTTGGCAGGAAGGATGCGGGTCTCCGAGGGGGAGGGCCGCCTCGGCGATATCGATATCCGCAAGCAGGCCCGCACCGTGCGCGGGCAGGTTGCGGTCGGACATATCGGCGGGCTGACGGACCTTGAGGACGATTTCACGGTTGCACAGCACGTCGCAGAACGACAGATCATGCTCCAGCCCTGGTACAAGCCGTGGGCGTCGAAATCGACCCTGCGTGAGGTCATCGGTCTCATTCGGGACACCTTCACCACGGCCAAGGAGATCATTGACGAACTCCCGCCGGGGACGTTCTCGAAGCAGGACGCCCAGCGCGCGGACTTCCTCATCGACGATGACGGAGAGGTATTCGTCTCTGAGCTGAGTGAGCTGCAGAAATTCTTCCTCGAACTCGGGCTGGCGAGTCTCAGCCGCCCACCCGTCGTCGTCATCGACAACATCGACTACCTGCGCGAATCCGCCGACCGAGCCCGTGCTTGGGCCGGGATCCTCATCTACCAGCAGCTGCGCAGATCACGGGATCCCGAGGACCTGCTCACGGTCATCGTCTCCTGCGAGGACTCGAGCGAACTCGACATCGCCACCAGGTCGCTCGGCTCCCGCGCGGAGCCGTCGATTGTCGAACTCGAACTGCCGCCCCACCCTCCCGCTCATCGCGGGTCCAAACACTGA
- a CDS encoding uracil-xanthine permease family protein — protein sequence MSSTSSPRSRTPFWTLHGDGRRIEPGAVVLPGDRLSWPRTAGIGAQHVVAMFGATFLVPLLSGFPPATTLFFTAVGTLLFLLVTAGKMPSYLGSSFALLAPLAAVTGFDPESGTAVDPAKMALAQGGIVSVGILLALIGVVVHFAGTRWIEVTMPPIVTGTIVALIGFNLAPAAWNWVQMAPLTAVITIAAILLTTVLFKGIIGRLSILVGVLVGYAAAALQGQVDFAAIGEAGWVGLPEFHAPAFDLALLGLFLPVVLVLVAENIGHVKSVSAMTGQNLDPITGRALLADGLATTLAGSGGGSGTTTYAENIGVMAATRVYSTAAYVLAALMALVLSMLPKFGEAIATIPPGVLGGAATVLYGMIGLLGIRIWVQNRVDFSDPVNLNTAAVALIVAIANYTIMAGDLTFEGIAIGSACAIGIYHLMRGISRWRGTSLEAASPASVPGGTELEDGRRTDG from the coding sequence ATGAGCAGCACCTCCTCCCCGCGCTCCCGCACCCCGTTCTGGACGCTCCACGGCGACGGGAGGCGGATCGAGCCCGGAGCCGTGGTGCTGCCCGGCGACCGGCTCTCCTGGCCGCGCACCGCCGGGATCGGCGCCCAGCACGTCGTCGCGATGTTCGGCGCGACGTTCCTCGTGCCGCTGCTGAGCGGGTTCCCGCCGGCGACCACCCTGTTCTTCACCGCGGTCGGCACCCTGCTCTTCCTCCTCGTCACCGCCGGGAAGATGCCGTCCTACCTCGGCTCGTCGTTCGCCCTCCTCGCCCCGCTCGCCGCGGTCACCGGATTCGACCCGGAGTCGGGCACCGCGGTCGACCCGGCGAAGATGGCCCTCGCCCAGGGCGGGATCGTCTCCGTCGGCATCCTCCTCGCGCTCATCGGCGTCGTCGTCCATTTCGCCGGCACCCGCTGGATCGAGGTCACCATGCCGCCGATCGTCACCGGGACGATCGTCGCGCTCATCGGCTTCAACCTCGCCCCCGCGGCATGGAACTGGGTGCAGATGGCGCCGCTCACCGCGGTCATCACGATCGCCGCGATCCTCCTCACCACGGTGCTCTTCAAGGGCATCATCGGCCGGCTGTCGATCCTCGTGGGCGTGCTCGTCGGGTATGCCGCCGCCGCGCTCCAGGGCCAGGTCGACTTCGCGGCCATCGGAGAGGCGGGGTGGGTCGGCCTGCCGGAGTTCCACGCGCCCGCGTTCGACCTCGCGCTCCTCGGCCTGTTCCTCCCCGTGGTCCTCGTCCTCGTCGCGGAGAACATCGGCCACGTCAAGTCGGTGTCCGCGATGACCGGGCAGAACCTCGACCCGATCACCGGCCGGGCGCTGCTCGCCGACGGCCTCGCGACGACGCTCGCGGGCTCCGGCGGCGGGTCGGGCACGACGACCTATGCCGAGAACATCGGCGTCATGGCGGCGACCCGCGTGTACTCGACGGCGGCCTATGTCCTCGCCGCCCTCATGGCGCTCGTGCTCAGCATGCTCCCGAAGTTCGGCGAGGCGATCGCGACGATCCCGCCCGGCGTCCTCGGCGGCGCGGCGACCGTGCTGTACGGGATGATCGGCCTCCTCGGCATCCGGATCTGGGTGCAGAACCGCGTCGACTTCTCCGACCCGGTCAACCTCAACACCGCCGCCGTCGCCCTCATCGTCGCGATCGCGAACTACACGATCATGGCCGGGGACCTCACGTTCGAAGGCATAGCGATCGGCAGCGCGTGCGCGATCGGCATCTACCACCTTATGCGCGGGATCTCCCGCTGGCGGGGCACGAGCCTCGAAGCGGCGAGCCCCGCCTCGGTCCCGGGCGGGACCGAGCTCGAGGACGGACGCCGGACGGACGGGTGA
- a CDS encoding IS110 family transposase, producing MDDVEQFRSGHIVIGIDTHKHIHVAAVMDSVGGILATLTIATDTAGFKQLLEWAAGFGKIIAFGIEGTGSYGAALTSFVRRHGHKVIEVSRPDRRLRRLNGKSDTLDAENAARAVLAGFATAIPKTADGVVEMIRQLKVAHDTAVKDRTGAMVTLKAMRVHSSEDLRRETAKKTQKMVARHCAALRPRGLETPEDANRYALRSIAKRWIALSEETKELEAQIEQLVLQRAPHLLDEFGIGVDTAAEILIVAGDNPERIRSEAAFAKLAGISPVPTGSGMTSGKHRINHGGHRQLNAAIYRTVIVRMRFHEPTIAYVARRTAEGKSKRDIIRCLKRYVIREVYHLVKTDPRTGEIMS from the coding sequence ATGGACGATGTTGAGCAGTTCAGATCAGGGCACATCGTAATCGGCATCGACACTCACAAACACATCCACGTCGCAGCAGTCATGGACTCTGTCGGCGGGATCCTCGCGACTCTCACGATCGCGACCGACACCGCCGGGTTCAAACAACTCCTTGAGTGGGCTGCGGGATTCGGGAAGATCATCGCGTTCGGCATCGAGGGCACCGGCTCCTACGGGGCCGCGCTCACGTCTTTCGTCCGCCGTCACGGGCACAAGGTCATCGAGGTCTCCCGTCCTGATCGGCGGCTGCGGAGACTGAACGGGAAGTCCGACACCCTCGACGCAGAGAACGCTGCCAGGGCAGTGCTCGCCGGGTTCGCGACCGCGATCCCCAAAACCGCGGACGGCGTCGTTGAGATGATTCGACAGCTGAAAGTCGCGCACGATACCGCGGTGAAGGACCGCACCGGCGCGATGGTTACCCTCAAAGCGATGCGCGTCCACTCTTCTGAGGACCTTCGCCGGGAGACGGCGAAGAAAACGCAGAAGATGGTCGCGAGGCACTGCGCCGCGCTCCGTCCGCGGGGTTTGGAGACGCCAGAAGATGCGAACCGTTACGCGCTCAGATCGATCGCGAAGCGCTGGATCGCACTAAGCGAAGAAACCAAGGAACTCGAAGCACAGATCGAGCAGCTCGTGCTCCAACGCGCGCCGCACCTGCTTGACGAATTCGGGATTGGCGTCGATACCGCCGCGGAGATCCTCATCGTCGCCGGTGACAATCCCGAACGAATCCGAAGCGAGGCCGCGTTCGCGAAGCTCGCCGGAATCAGCCCTGTTCCGACCGGTTCAGGAATGACCAGTGGGAAGCATCGCATCAACCATGGCGGACATCGGCAACTCAACGCGGCGATCTACCGGACCGTGATTGTCAGGATGAGATTCCACGAGCCCACGATCGCCTACGTCGCCCGTCGCACCGCCGAGGGCAAGAGCAAACGCGACATCATCCGCTGTCTGAAACGCTACGTGATCCGCGAGGTCTACCACCTCGTCAAGACCGACCCGCGAACCGGCGAAATCATGAGTTGA
- a CDS encoding zinc ribbon domain-containing protein, translated as MYCGQCGSRLTLTNAKSRRGVIYPYFMCTGWHARRTNCERKSMFVPDIEAAVEDYYRHVQIPEAP; from the coding sequence CTGTACTGCGGGCAGTGCGGGTCACGGCTGACGCTGACCAACGCCAAGAGCCGCCGCGGCGTGATCTACCCCTACTTCATGTGCACCGGATGGCACGCCCGCCGCACCAATTGCGAACGAAAGTCCATGTTCGTGCCCGACATCGAAGCCGCGGTCGAGGACTACTACCGCCACGTCCAGATACCTGAAGCGCCCTGA
- a CDS encoding SDR family oxidoreductase has translation MDTDAQHPETPARHTPARHASFPHTSDEPARPLAGRIALVTGATRGAGRAIARALGGAGAEVYCTGRSTGAARSDYGRPETVEETAGLVTAAGGIAHAEVVDHRRVEEITALVERIDAAHGRLDILVNDIGGEAYVEFDVPLWEYDLARGMQLFETGFLTHLLTSRAALGLLVRSPGGLVVEITDGTRTYNAAHFRSTVFLDLTKTAVDRLAFATGHELREHEGTAVSVTPGWLRSEMMLEGFGVTEDTWEAAARANRGRSDAVPPYAFAISESPALLARGIAALAADPERARWNTRSTSSYELARHYDLTDVDGSRPDTWRFMAALESQPVESIEIDDYR, from the coding sequence ATGGACACCGACGCACAGCACCCGGAGACCCCTGCCCGACACACCCCTGCCCGACACGCCTCGTTCCCGCACACCTCGGACGAGCCCGCCCGGCCGCTCGCCGGCAGGATCGCCCTCGTCACCGGGGCCACCCGCGGAGCCGGGCGCGCGATCGCCCGCGCGCTCGGCGGGGCCGGTGCCGAGGTGTACTGCACCGGCCGCTCGACCGGGGCGGCCCGCTCCGACTACGGCAGGCCGGAGACCGTCGAGGAGACCGCAGGACTCGTCACCGCGGCCGGCGGCATCGCCCACGCCGAGGTCGTCGACCACCGGCGGGTCGAGGAGATCACCGCGCTCGTCGAGCGGATCGATGCCGCGCACGGTCGTCTCGACATCCTCGTCAACGACATCGGGGGAGAGGCGTACGTCGAGTTCGACGTCCCGCTGTGGGAGTACGACCTCGCCCGCGGGATGCAGCTGTTCGAGACCGGCTTCCTCACCCACCTCCTCACGAGCCGTGCCGCCCTCGGACTGCTCGTCCGTTCACCCGGCGGCCTCGTCGTCGAGATCACCGACGGCACCCGGACGTACAACGCCGCGCACTTCCGATCGACGGTCTTCCTCGATCTCACGAAGACGGCGGTCGACCGGCTCGCGTTCGCCACGGGCCACGAGCTCCGCGAGCACGAGGGCACCGCGGTGTCGGTGACTCCCGGCTGGCTGCGCTCGGAGATGATGCTCGAGGGCTTCGGTGTCACCGAGGACACGTGGGAGGCGGCGGCCCGGGCCAACCGCGGACGGTCGGACGCCGTGCCGCCCTACGCGTTCGCGATCTCGGAGAGCCCGGCGCTGCTCGCCCGCGGGATCGCGGCCCTCGCCGCGGACCCGGAGCGGGCGCGGTGGAACACCCGGTCGACGAGCTCCTACGAGCTCGCCCGGCACTACGACCTCACCGACGTCGACGGCTCGCGGCCCGACACGTGGCGCTTCATGGCGGCGCTCGAGTCACAGCCGGTGGAGTCGATCGAGATCGACGACTACCGGTGA
- a CDS encoding helix-turn-helix transcriptional regulator codes for MRSARLLSLIIDLSRLRSTTVAVLADRHGVSPRTVQRDLVALQGMGVPLWTRTGPAGGVGLVEGWTSPIAGMPAQQTTALLLGETAAGDLGLAADFRAARLRLREADRDRDGDLNRRILIDSAAWFTESEEPTALPAVSRAVWTGRRLRIRYRRGGTTATRVLDPLGLVLKTDRWYLVAAHRRAVRTYRVARIEHATVLDLEAWRPADFSLASAWHRSRAEFEEGLTRITVRLTLPRSALPALRRAAPGPRTTAVLDAVTATPSGGEDRVTVDLPMESPEIAASQLLQVPGVAVSSPAAVRERLAERGRDLWERNRQGAAAPTSGARHRTASP; via the coding sequence ATGCGGTCCGCTCGCCTGCTCTCCCTCATCATCGACCTCTCCCGCCTCCGCTCGACGACCGTCGCCGTGCTCGCCGACCGGCACGGGGTCTCGCCGCGCACGGTCCAACGCGATCTCGTCGCCCTCCAGGGCATGGGGGTACCGCTGTGGACCCGCACGGGACCCGCAGGCGGCGTGGGGCTCGTCGAGGGGTGGACGTCGCCGATCGCCGGGATGCCGGCCCAGCAGACCACCGCACTCCTCCTCGGGGAGACCGCCGCCGGCGACCTCGGCCTCGCCGCGGACTTCCGCGCGGCCCGGCTGCGCCTGCGCGAGGCGGATCGGGACCGCGACGGTGACCTCAACCGACGGATCCTCATCGACTCCGCTGCGTGGTTCACCGAGTCCGAGGAGCCGACCGCGCTGCCGGCGGTGTCCCGTGCGGTGTGGACCGGTCGTCGGCTCCGGATCCGCTACCGTCGGGGAGGCACGACCGCGACCCGGGTGCTCGACCCGCTCGGCCTCGTCCTCAAAACCGACCGCTGGTACCTCGTCGCCGCCCACCGGAGAGCCGTGCGGACGTACCGGGTGGCGCGCATCGAGCACGCGACGGTGCTCGACCTCGAGGCATGGCGGCCCGCCGACTTCTCGCTCGCGTCCGCGTGGCACCGGTCGCGGGCGGAGTTCGAGGAGGGCCTGACCCGGATCACGGTCCGCCTCACGCTGCCCCGATCCGCACTCCCCGCCCTCCGGCGGGCCGCCCCCGGACCGCGGACGACAGCCGTGCTCGATGCGGTGACCGCGACCCCCTCCGGCGGCGAGGACCGCGTGACGGTCGATCTCCCGATGGAGAGCCCCGAGATCGCCGCCTCCCAGCTCCTCCAGGTCCCCGGGGTCGCGGTGTCCTCCCCCGCGGCCGTCCGGGAGCGGCTCGCCGAGCGCGGCCGCGACCTGTGGGAGCGCAATCGGCAGGGTGCGGCCGCGCCGACCTCCGGTGCGCGGCACCGGACCGCGAGTCCGTAG
- a CDS encoding IS256 family transposase — translation MSAEERAERRRKQAELAAELKTTGALDEVFARIDAGEPLTGDGGVLGGMLKAALERGLEAELSEHVGYEKGAVDAADHPNSRNGHYAKTVTSEVGDIELAIPRDRAGTFTPMLVGKGQRRLDGVDGMIISLYAGGMTLRDISHHLASTVGVDVSHETIGKVVDSIAEEVLAWQRRPLESLYPVIYLDAIMVKVKDGSHVVNKAAHIAVDVDMDGIKHVLGIWVQTHEGAKFWAQVCTDLANRGVRDVLIVCCDGLTGFPEAIEATWPLATVQTCVVHLIRAAMRFVSYGDRKAVATALKPIYTAASEDAALEALEAFEAGPWGTKYPAAARTFRAAWERFIPFLALPPELRRVIYTTNAIESLNYQLRKVTKNRGHFPNDAAVVKLLWLAICNIEDKRAREREKERGLPAAERRAPGRLIEGSVTTNWKAALGQLALVYPERIEPYL, via the coding sequence ATGAGCGCCGAGGAGCGCGCTGAGCGTCGTAGAAAGCAGGCCGAGCTCGCGGCCGAGCTCAAGACCACCGGAGCCCTGGATGAGGTCTTCGCCCGGATCGATGCCGGTGAACCGCTGACCGGAGACGGCGGGGTGCTGGGCGGGATGCTCAAGGCCGCCCTGGAGCGGGGCCTGGAGGCCGAGCTGAGTGAGCACGTGGGCTATGAGAAGGGCGCGGTCGACGCCGCCGACCACCCGAACTCCCGTAACGGGCACTACGCCAAGACCGTGACGAGCGAGGTCGGGGACATCGAGCTCGCGATCCCGCGCGATCGGGCCGGGACCTTCACCCCGATGCTGGTAGGCAAGGGTCAGCGCCGCCTGGACGGGGTCGACGGGATGATCATCTCGCTGTACGCCGGCGGGATGACGCTGCGCGACATCTCCCACCACCTAGCCTCCACGGTCGGGGTGGACGTGAGTCACGAGACGATCGGCAAGGTCGTGGACTCCATCGCCGAGGAGGTCCTCGCGTGGCAGCGCCGTCCGCTGGAGTCGCTGTACCCGGTGATCTACCTCGACGCGATCATGGTCAAGGTCAAGGACGGCTCTCACGTGGTCAACAAGGCCGCCCACATCGCCGTCGACGTGGACATGGACGGCATCAAGCACGTCCTGGGGATCTGGGTCCAGACCCACGAGGGCGCGAAGTTCTGGGCCCAGGTCTGCACGGACCTCGCCAACCGCGGGGTGCGCGACGTGCTGATCGTGTGCTGCGACGGGCTGACCGGCTTCCCCGAGGCGATCGAGGCGACCTGGCCGCTGGCCACCGTGCAGACCTGCGTGGTCCACCTGATCCGCGCCGCGATGCGGTTCGTGTCCTACGGGGACCGCAAGGCCGTCGCCACGGCGCTGAAGCCGATCTACACCGCCGCCAGCGAGGACGCGGCTCTGGAGGCGCTGGAGGCATTCGAGGCCGGCCCCTGGGGCACGAAGTACCCCGCCGCGGCGCGGACGTTCCGGGCGGCCTGGGAGCGGTTCATCCCGTTCCTGGCCCTCCCGCCCGAGCTACGCCGCGTCATCTACACGACGAACGCGATTGAGTCGCTGAACTACCAGCTGCGCAAGGTCACCAAGAACCGCGGCCACTTCCCCAACGACGCCGCCGTGGTCAAGCTGCTGTGGCTGGCGATCTGCAACATCGAGGACAAGCGAGCCCGGGAGCGCGAGAAGGAACGCGGCCTACCCGCCGCTGAACGCCGAGCCCCCGGACGCCTCATCGAAGGATCGGTAACCACGAACTGGAAGGCCGCCCTCGGCCAACTCGCCCTCGTCTACCCCGAACGAATCGAACCCTACCTGTAA
- a CDS encoding Nif3-like dinuclear metal center hexameric protein, with translation MSTATVTTIMDLCEELWPASYAESWDTVGLAVGDPAAPVRRLLLALDPVDSIVAEAVDGGYDMLVTHHPLLLRGVTSVNAGTLKGGAVHALIRAGVAQFNAHTNADSARGGVTDVLAEVLGLTGTTPLAPTAEAPAGVGIGRVGDLPGPQTVESLARRLAAVLDATVTGVRIAGDPDAEVTRVAVLGGAGDSMFDAVRGSGAGVYITSDLRHHPATEARDTAHRTDGTPHLIDISHWAAEALWLDRAADQLATAAESAGHEIDITVSRIRTDPWTLRIDQPLDSQPGSARTDPESTDPSSPTED, from the coding sequence ATGAGCACCGCGACAGTGACGACGATCATGGACCTGTGCGAGGAGCTGTGGCCGGCCTCCTACGCCGAGAGCTGGGACACCGTCGGCCTCGCGGTCGGCGATCCCGCGGCTCCGGTGCGCAGACTCCTCCTCGCCCTCGACCCGGTCGACTCCATCGTCGCCGAGGCGGTCGACGGCGGGTACGACATGCTCGTCACCCATCATCCGCTCCTCCTGCGCGGGGTCACCTCGGTCAACGCCGGCACCCTCAAGGGCGGAGCGGTCCACGCCCTCATCCGGGCCGGCGTGGCGCAGTTCAACGCCCACACGAACGCCGACTCCGCCCGCGGCGGGGTGACCGACGTCCTCGCCGAGGTGCTCGGCCTCACCGGGACGACGCCGCTCGCCCCCACAGCCGAGGCGCCCGCCGGGGTGGGCATCGGCCGGGTCGGCGACCTGCCCGGGCCGCAGACCGTCGAATCGCTCGCCCGCCGCCTCGCCGCGGTGCTCGATGCCACGGTGACCGGGGTGCGCATCGCCGGCGATCCGGACGCCGAGGTCACCCGGGTGGCCGTGCTCGGCGGAGCGGGGGATTCGATGTTCGATGCCGTGCGCGGCTCCGGCGCCGGGGTGTACATCACCTCGGACCTCCGCCACCACCCCGCGACCGAGGCCCGCGACACCGCGCACCGGACCGACGGCACGCCCCATCTCATCGACATCTCCCACTGGGCCGCCGAGGCGCTGTGGCTCGACCGGGCCGCCGACCAGCTCGCGACCGCTGCGGAGTCCGCCGGCCATGAGATCGACATCACCGTGTCCCGGATCCGCACTGATCCGTGGACGCTGCGGATCGACCAGCCGCTCGACTCCCAGCCCGGATCCGCACGCACCGACCCGGAATCCACCGACCCGTCCTCACCGACCGAGGACTGA